In Lacerta agilis isolate rLacAgi1 chromosome 1, rLacAgi1.pri, whole genome shotgun sequence, the following proteins share a genomic window:
- the GCG gene encoding LOW QUALITY PROTEIN: glucagon (The sequence of the model RefSeq protein was modified relative to this genomic sequence to represent the inferred CDS: inserted 1 base in 1 codon), protein MKNMYFVAGLLLMIVQSSWQSALQDREEKSRSFKASQAELLDDSRQLNEVKRHSQGTFTSDYSKYLDTIRAQDFVQWLMNTKRSGQGREESEKENLLDNLSSTGLARRHAXYERHADGTFTSDISSYLESQAAKEFIAWLANGGGRRGDFSEGAGVAENVGRRHADGTFTSDYHKFLDEEAGKEFLKWLMSNKPTQR, encoded by the exons ATGAAAAACATGTACTTTGTGGCTGGGTTGCTTTTAATGATTGTACAGAGCAGCTGGCAAAGTGCCCTTCAAGACAGAGAAGAGAAATCCAG ATCCTTCAAGGCTTCCCAGGCTGAACTATTAGATGACTCTAGACAGCTGAATGAAGTGAAACGTCATTCACAAGGTACATTCACCAGCGATTACAGCAAGTACTTGGACACGATACGAGCTCAAGATTTTGTACAGTGGTTAATGAACACTAAAAGAAGCGG ACAAGGACGTGAAGAGAGTGAGAAAGAAAACCTCCTGGACAATCTCTCAAG CACTGGACTCGCCAGGCGTCATG GATACGAGAGACATGCTGACGGCACCTTCACCAGTGACATCAGCTCTTACTTGGAAAGCCAAGCCGCCAAGGAGTTCATTGCTTGGCTAGcaaatggaggaggaagaagaggaga TTTCTCAGAAGGAGCCGGAGTGGCCGAAAACGTTGGCAGAAGACATGCGGATGGCACTTTCACCAGCGATTACCACAAATTCCTGGATGAGGAGGCTGGCAAAGAGTTCCTGAAGTGGCTGATGAGCAACAAACCAACTCAGAG aTAG